The sequence below is a genomic window from Lepus europaeus isolate LE1 chromosome 9, mLepTim1.pri, whole genome shotgun sequence.
AGTTTgctgagggaggggagggcatcCACATGACTTCCTTTCACAGAGCTAAGTAGTCAGCCAGACTACCACAGGctccccaggccagccctgcatCCCTGCATCCAGTGAGGAACTTCCATTCTCCTCACTGCTCCATGGATTCTCTGTCCATTCTCCACTGCCAACGTCCCCTGTCCCCTGAGAATGccgtccttcctttgtttttctggaatttttctgTGGATAAGGTCAATGTGGCTTCCCCATATTCCACCATCCTGGAGCTCCCTATTTCATACATTTCAATAAACCCAGAGAACACATTCTATAGGAGATCATTAAACACTTTGAAGTCACTGTATTTGCTCGCGAAGAGACATGTCATTTATTCCTGAACAAGTAGACACTTACTTtccttctcccacatggatttgaAAAGCTTGATCATTCGATTTTCAGTACTGATGAGCACCAGAGGTCCAATGGTGGCATAGCCGTTGCCCACTAAGATCTGAAGGCAGAGGTGAACTGGGTCAATTTTCCACCACATCCCTAAGAATGAGAACACGACACAGTCCAACAAGTACAGGAGCACAAAGATGCTCATGAGCAGCAGGATGGTGCGGGTGGCCCTGTACTCTGGGGAGGCTCTTGGAGACAGGTTGGTGCTGTGAAGGTGCTGGAACTGTCTCTTGTGCCTGCACAGGAGAGTCACCATGTACCCACTTGAGACGGCCATGAGCCCTGTAAGGGAGACATCCCGGAAGATCCCCAACATAGAGAATGTGAGTCTGAACACCTGACTCAGGGGCAAGAGAGAGCAGGATTTAGTGACAGACATAAGATTGTGGGATGTACGATTTTTGGTGGCAACAGTGGAGATTAGGAGACGAGCGCTGATGGACAAATTGAAGACCCATAGCAAGAGAAACCCACACATGTTGTAATAAGAGGGTGAGTGTTTGAACTTCGCCAaccaggagctcctggggctgAGGGTGATGGCCTGGAGGACACTCAGCAGGCAGGTGGTGCCCAAGGAGAGGCCCCGCATCACCTGGTGCAAGTAGATGACAGCTTTACATGTGATGTCGTCCCATAACTCCTGAGTCTCAATAATGTCTGTGGCTATGACCCCCACAGTGATCAGCATCAGCAGGTGGATGAGGGCCAGGTGCCCAATGGCCAAGTCTGTGGGCCTGGGCCTGTGCTTGAGAAAGAACCAGAGGACGTGGAAGAGAAGAAGCAAGGCGTTGGCTGTGATCCCAATGCTGACTTCAGAGAAAAAGGCATTTCTTATGGCAGTAAAGTTAAAAAGTCTTTTGTTTTCACTCATCTTTTTGGGGAGTGGAGAGAAAGCATTTAGAGAATGaggaaaaagtaagaaaaattatcacaaatagaaatacctttatgattatgaaggaaaagTGCCCCCTTGTGGATCAATGCGGCTCAGTATCAATGCAGCTTTTCTGCCTGGGTTACTGCAGCCCCTCTCACCCTCTCCAGGTAGCCGCTCTGTTTCCCGCTGCACACCTCCCAGTTGTGGTTGGGTACTGCATCCCACTGCTCAGCTCCCGCGGGACCTGACAGTAAAACTGCCATTACGTGAAAGGTGCTTGCAGAGTGTtaccttatttttcctttttcaaagtcAGGGGCAAAGAGTTTCCCCTTGAATCTGCAAATCCTGATACAATTACTGTTACATAGTAAGAGTGCTCTAATTTTTGGTGATTTCTAATGAGCGCTTGAGGGAAGCAGAAATCTGACCCCACATGCAATAATTACCAGTGGTATATCCATGTGTCCACTTAGTTTTATCTCACTgctatgatatttatttttgtttatttccagaTAAACACTCTTAATCCACGAGAGACCAAATGTTGGTTAGTATAGATTCTGGATTTGAATCTCTGAGTTTTGCTAAATGTGTGACCTTCAAGTGTCACTGAACACATGAGCCCAAGTCATCTCATCAGTAACTACAGTGAGCGTGTCACTTACTAGAGATGCTGTGTGTGCAGGATGTTAGCTAAACGTGTGAACAAGCACAGTGCCTGGAGAACAGTGGTCTCTGTGGAAACTGCAGCCATTGCTGTCCCAGTGAGGTTTTCCTCATGAGCTCACCTTGAGAGAGTGCCGTCCTCTCCTAACTTTCCAGCCCTGTCCCTGCCTAGAGGAGCAGGGGGCCGTGAGCATCACAGTGGCAGGTGCTGAACGCCCTCTGTTCCACGGTTCCTTCTCTGTGATCCTGGCTTGTGGAAACCGCAGTGAATATGTTCACAGTCTAAGCAGACGGATGATTGCTTTCTATGGAGATGATGATGGGACACTTCTTCTGCCTGCAACAAGAAGGTGGTTCTAGAAGGTTCTGCACAGGGGCCTGAGCCTTCCTGTCTAATGCACGCCAGGGAGTGCCTGGGACCAAGTGTGAAGTGTATGCTTGAGAACTTGGTTCTGACCTAGAATGGATTCCTCCCCTGTGCAGTGTTCCCATACACTTTACTTCCAATCTTATAAATATGAGGCACATCATAGTGGTCTACAGGTTGCAAATTTTCCAGTTTTCTACAATGGAAATTCTGTAGTAGCATTTTGAACAgtcatccattttttttctcagaaaattgataaaataaatgacataatCTCTGTACATTCAGCAAGATAAGGTTTGATTCTGTGATATGACAGGAGAAGCAGGAAAATGTGTCTCGctattctcctctctctgtgtgttcagGGTCCTGTGCTGCCATCCAATGAACAGAACAGTCTTCCCTGTCTTCCCTGTATTAACATGAGTCTCCCCTGTGTATTGTCTGTTTTACCTGATAGGCAAAATCTACTGACAGTGCTTTGAATAATAACCTCTACtagtataataatattttaatgtgacACTTTAAAGGATtgcaatgaaattaaaattataaatttctgtttttcagttaCTTGAAACATTTAAGGATTCCTCTTGTAAATTGAAATATATAAACATGGAAAAGCAACTGAAATTGAAATATATGAACATGGAAAAACAACTGAAACATGATTTTCTTACAAAGTTGAATTCCTTGTATATGGAAGGCCTTTAAGCTTTTAACTGAAATGCTTATtaggaaaaaaactatgcaaagatttcaaaatgttttgttctGCCAAAATACACCTGTCTTTTAATTCAAATATTACCTGAATTCTTTGAAGCTCCCATTGCAGGCTTTGCTTTAGTtcatatcttaaaataaaattgaacctCATAAGGACGAATCCATAACAGTATAAAACTGATTTGCTAGCTTCTCTCATCATTGGTAAGTGGTGATTCAGGGGCCCAATACGTTCAAT
It includes:
- the LOC133766663 gene encoding vomeronasal type-1 receptor 90-like, which produces MSENKRLFNFTAIRNAFFSEVSIGITANALLLLFHVLWFFLKHRPRPTDLAIGHLALIHLLMLITVGVIATDIIETQELWDDITCKAVIYLHQVMRGLSLGTTCLLSVLQAITLSPRSSWLAKFKHSPSYYNMCGFLLLWVFNLSISARLLISTVATKNRTSHNLMSVTKSCSLLPLSQVFRLTFSMLGIFRDVSLTGLMAVSSGYMVTLLCRHKRQFQHLHSTNLSPRASPEYRATRTILLLMSIFVLLYLLDCVVFSFLGMWWKIDPVHLCLQILVGNGYATIGPLVLISTENRMIKLFKSMWEKESKCLLVQE